The Malaclemys terrapin pileata isolate rMalTer1 chromosome 2, rMalTer1.hap1, whole genome shotgun sequence nucleotide sequence GGCTTGGCATACCCATTGACTAACAAGGTCTGTGTCTGTTTCAGGATCAAAGACTCATTTGCTGTCATTAGcaacttcctgcataacactATTGTAGCATTTTCTATAGTGCCCATTAGAAATGGTcaaaaaatgggatgaaattatcACAGAAGATTTAATTGAAAATTATGTgtcttcccctctccttccccagctgaattttgatgaaaaattggaaaacatttttttaaccagttgTAGCGTGCATCAGCATAGTATCTAAATGTGCCAACTAAAGAATAAGAACACTCCTATGTGATCTGCATGTCCACTCAAAACTAACCAACACACATGAAATTTGGAATATTGCATACTTATGATTAACTGTCATGAACTATGTACAGATGGTGGAAATTGGTAACTGGAAGAAATGGGAGAAACTGTCCtgcaaatgatttaaaaaaaaaaatcaatatgcaAGAATCCCTGATCTTCAGTGGAACTTGCATTTGTGGCCTGGAAGGTCAGATATTTTCAGCAAGTCTTTTTAGATGTATTGTATAGTCAACTTTAGGCAATATCATTTACCCGAGAAAGATCTACTTGgagataaaaatgtaattttaacaggagtgtcataaaCTGCTATTTTTggtgtaaaaaaaacaacaacacaaaaaaacccagaacccCAACAGGAAACATCGCAGACGGATAAAACGATAAATATGTAGAGTCACTGCCGTCTTCAGACTTCCTTTGAAACGTAGGTGACAACACTCTCCAGCACCATACAGCGTCTTCCAGTAAGTGACTATTTTCTCTTACTTCAAATTGGAAGAGGAACATATATGGAGGGTAGAACAAAATATAGGCTATCTTACGTCTCTTAAAAACCCACTGGTTCGAAAGATTATATTACTTCTGGAGGCATCCCCTAGCTCTAAAATGGAAATTATATCAGAACAGATAGGTTCTTTCAAATCTGTGTAAAATATTTCAACTTTGGTATCCCTTTTAAATATATTctaatgttgtttttttaaataacactttGAATCAAACAAATGTTTTGGATACAGATGTTTGATGGAGGTGTTTTTAATAACATCCTTCTAAACACCTTCATCTGATCATAGTGACCACAGTAATAGTTCAGATCTCAAAAGCCCCTGGTAGTAATGACTATgcttgagagagagattttaaagccACAGAAATAACAGGGTACTAGAAAAAGCCCTGTTGAGTCATTTTGGTCTTTATAATGGGGGCAAATAAGCATGTTTATTGGAAATATGTATTTAAATCGATCACATAACAGgtggtggatttttttgtttttgttttgttggggtttttttccatgCTGAATGAGGCACAATTTAGTCTCACTCTGCTGGAAAACATGTAGTGATCATGTCAGGAAGTGGATGAGAATGACCAACCAGACTGTGTGGCCAAGGCACCCAGAAAATATGCCGATGCAGTTTAAAGCTGCCCCGCCCTAGAATCACAGGGGGTATATACTTTAAGAATACAGCTAATCCATCACTGGTATCAGTGGGTGAAAATTACACCCCTATATGCCAAAGGGTCAACTGAGTTCAGAGTATTCCTGACCAGAAAAATCATTGAGCATTTTCTGTTTCAGGGTAAGAACTATTTAAATAGCTGGATGGTGTTATTGTTCCTGGATCCCTGCTAGGGAGGAACTGAGCAACTGGCCAGATGTATTATGGTTCCCTCCACCCCACTTCTTTTGCTGAAGCAGGATAGCGGACTAGAAAAATAGAAGTTAGAGATCAAAAAGACCTATTAGACTTCCCCGTTCATGGATTTTCAAGGGGTCCCAGATGGTGGTGAGAAGTGGAGGTAATGGAGATGACTTACCCTGTTTTCTTGATAGGAGAGGTGAGATCCATGCACAGAAGGTCTATTCCATGCACAGAACAGAGTGATATGATCTGGCCCTgcattttttcttcccttttccagtTCATTAATATGTACCAGATCCCTCCATTGATCCCTGAGGACTACACTGCCATTGACCACTACTTAAAGCTTACAGTATTTCAATCATTTTCAGTCCATATCATTTGTTCCTATCCAAGCCAATTCGAATTCAAGTTTTAAGTAAGCTTCCAGACTTTTAAAATCCAAATATATCACATCTGCTTAATGCAGTACTTTTGTAAATCTGTCCCAAAAAACAATCACATTCATTTATAAACCTACAGTGCTCCTGGACAGTTCCATTATCCTCAAGATTTTCAATaactccccactgcccccttaaTATTTCTTTCATTATCTCACTAAGAATAGAGGTTACACTTGCCAGGATGGTTACTGccaggatcacttttttttttttaattggtacaGCTGGATCAATGGTCTGATGAAAGGTAGCAGTTCCAATATTTGAGACTATGTGCCTTGTGGATAACAGCTTAATTGAGTAAaaagtactatttttttttaaaagtatgcaaCTTAAGAGCTATTGATTAAAATTCTATCATATATATTTGTGAAAATATATCAAGAATAAATCATAACTTTCTTTTCAATAATCAAGTTAtttatccttttttcttttataagtTGCCACCACATGGGAAAAGAAAGAACCACTGACTTATCTGAGTTTTAGTGGGTTGAATGGGCCAGATAGTCAGTTGGGTATTAAACATGATAGCTCTtctgacttcagaggagttacgccaatttataccagtcgaggatctggcccagtatttcAGGCATTGTTCTCTTCTGTAATGATAATGAAgtattaacttttaaaacatccaCCTTTAATAACTTAATATTACATCACCAGCAGGTGGGAAACACATTAGTTAAGATTACAAAGtgggtttctttttttcaccTCCCTTTCTCAGTAGCTCATAAATTCCTCGGAAAAAGTGATTTGggcctgaaattttccatgcttgatcTCAGCCCCAAGGTGAATGTTTGGTTTTGTCAGATCAGCATATTCTCAGGCATGGGCTCTTTTTTGTGGTTGCCAGAGTCATTCTGGGTTCTCCCTGAGTAAAAATAAGCAGAAAGAAGAGAGTCTTTTTTCTTTCAGAGAACAAGAGCCGGAAAGGGCAGAGGGGACTTTCGGGTCTTCTTTCGACATTACAAAAGTCAAAatcaccaatttttaaaaaattatttaaaggtCACCATTGATTACCTCAGTTAATCCTTTCTTATCTGATTGATGATGTTAATTATCCAATTTATATGCAGAATCATGACTCATACTCCTCAGCAAAACTAACTAACTAGGAAATGCATGAACTTATGGCCCTTCTAAAGGCCAAATGCAATTCTCAGATCTTCTTAAAATCTCTTCTCCAATATTCTGTTCTCCCTATATGTGCAGATTACAGATGTCAATGGGGATCCAGCACATGGAGGGAAGCAAGAATAATTTGAGCCAAGATCTGCCAAGTGTATATGAGAAATTATGCCCtaattcatatttttattatattattaagaCCAGATTTTGAAACACACActcatatatatgtgtgtgtgtttcaaaatTTGGTGCAACTCTTCTTCCTCTTAAATcactagtaaaactcccatttacttagatgggagcagaactgggtcAGTGTTGAGCGCTTTTGACTATCCTATCCAAAAAACACAAAGTCATCAGAATTTAGAAAAACACAGCTTAATTGCAGAAAAGAGTTTTTAGACATTAAATATTTTAGGCTATAAAGAGGATCAATGTTCTATCTTGTGGCATGTATAGAGAGAAATTCTTTAACTTAAAAATAATGCTCTGAGCCTTCAAAAGCAGAGACATTTCAGTTGAAAAATACCTTTCAAATGAGACTCTTTCCTTAGCCACATTAGGGTACTGTAATATTTGTAATGTGGCTACCTACAATACGTTATGTTGTCACATTATATCATTGAATATGTATACATTATTTTGCTTCAgctcacaggaaaaaaaaactttcttccTTGAGAGGGTATTGAAACATCAACTGGATCATCAACTGTGCCTGAAATAAGGCTTATCAGTTTGTTTCAATATATATTTGTCATGGTTTGTTGGCCATGATTTTATTTTGCTGATtatcatccccctccccactgtcccAATATATCTGGATATGTAACAACTCTTTTATGAGGGGGGGttattattaaatttaaaaaatacataatttGAAAGGATAACATAAATCATTGTATAAAAAGCCAATAACTCTTCAAGAAGTCACACAAGGATTCCCCACACTTCTCTAATGGCTGAAGACCCTTTTGACTTTGCTTTCTGGCCTCAACACACATCCAAAGCTTATGGGTAGCACCAGTTAATCACATGGTTTGTAtgttattatttaaataatagaTGCCTTTGAACAAATCCAGAAGATCAAATCATTCCAGGTTGAATTCTGCTAATCTTATGTTAACTTATATTTAGAAATACTTTGCTGCATGAGTATTCTCATTGAAATCTGCCATTTGAGTTTCAAGAGAGCATCTGACAATGGCTTTACAATTGACTTGAAAAAGTTTTAGTCATCCACTCAGGAAGAAGAAACAATGTCAAGTGACCAATCACATGGCAGGAATAATTGACCTGCACTGTTTACAAACACCATAGGCTGCAAATTGTTTGGGCCAAAACTTTCTAGtgtgaataatgaatacatttgcaGAAAATCAGTCACAAATGTTTCATGAACCGAGAAGAGAGCTAAATTCACACTGAATATTACTCTCAGTGGGGGCCAGATTCTTCTATTCTTAGTCATGTGGAGTAGGATCTCACTTCGTGAATAGTTCTACTGTTTGGGCTGTGTGATGGGTCACCAAAACTAGACGCTATTGTTTCTGCTTTCTAAATGGACGCCTAAAACTTTTGAGCAGGGGAAAAACAAATGGCAAATAATGAATAATGCAGTTCTGGGGTGAAAAAATATTCACGTTAAAACCTCTTAAACCATCAGAATTTGCAAACATCTGAATATTCACAAATTAATAATATGATCCCATGAAAAATAGCAGCAGAGTTTATTTGGGAATCTGTTGGGAtttatttgttattattatttgtgtccTGGTTGTAGCCACAGCATGCCATGTCCACACACATAGCAAGACAGGCCGCCTGCCTTGTAGAGCTCACAATCTAACCAGCTCTGGAAGAAGTGATTACCAGAGCTCTGCGCGGATACAATATTGTATCCACATCCGACCCACCATCCGCAAAAATCATCTGCGGATATCCGCCTCTGCGGATGCAGATACCCGCGGATATAAAGCAAATAtccgtggatttgcagggctctagtgaTACCTATAGCATGGGTGTAGCTGGGATTTGACGGACAAGTGGCCATTTATGTGAAAACTGTGGATATGGTTGAAAACTATACATTAAAATCAGGATAAGGAAGAGATGTCCCCCATCAAAGCTCAAATGGTAGATGAAAGGGGTTTTCTTTCCCTGAATTCAAGATGGTACAGTCCATTGTCACAATCAgtgttggggaggaagggggatctGAGTGACACTTTCTAACAGGGGTTGACACTCTTGTGCTGAGGTATGTCATCATCAAACACAGTAGGACTCAAACCCTAATTTTAGAGAAGggcctacaccaggggtcggcacgtttggcacgcggctcgccagggtaagcaccctagcgggccgggccagtttatttacctgctgacgcggcaggttcggccaatcgtggcccccactggccgcggttcgccatcctgggcaatgggggcggtgggaagccgcggccagcacatccctcgcccgcgccgcttccggccgcccccattggcctgggacggcaaaccgtgaccagtgggggccgtgattggctgaacctgccacatcaacaggtaaataaactgggccggcccgctagggtgcctaccctggcgagctgcgtgccaaacgttgccgacccctggcctacacCAAAGTCCTGATCCAAACTACTCTGAAATTTGAGGCATTTGAAATATTAAACCTCTCAGTCCCAGTCAGTGTAAATCTGTGCTAAAAATGATGCATCTACTTTCAGGACATGCAGGTTCAACAGCTATTCTGTCTGGAGCAAACAGTGTTCAGATTATACCACACCACAAAGATAATGTGATTTCTATCAGACAAATAAATATATGTTGGTTTTCACCACAACAATTATTTCTTTGCTTTTAGATAACAGCTTAGTAACATTGTCCCTTCCTCTAAATATGTTATAATAATTGTTTTACTTGTTGAGAAAATAATTTCGGATGTGTGTGATTACAGGTAGCCTTTAAAAAGAAGACTACATGGAGCTTCCAGAATGTTATTACCCAGACCTTAACCTCACGTGCAACGATtacaatgaaaatgaacattttctcCAGGCCAGCAAAATCTTTCTGCCCTGTATGTATGCATTAGCTTTCGCCTTTGGGCTGATAGGAAATTCTTTGGTCCTTATCATATACATTTTCTGTGAGAAACTGAAGACATTGACGGATGTATTTTTAGTGAGCTTGGCTACAGCAGACTTGCTTTTCCTTTCCACCTTGCCATTCTGGGCATATTCTGCTGCTCATGAGTGGATTTTTGGCTCCTTGATGTGTAAAATTATACGGGGCCTGTACACTTTGAATCTGTACACTTCAATGTTAACGCTCACTTGTATAACTATTGACAGGTTTATTGCTATTGCCCAAGCCACAAAAGCCCACATGTGTCAAGCCAAAAGAATGGTTTGGGGGAAAGTCATCTGCATGTTAGTTTGGGTGATTTCACTAGCATTTGCAATGCCACAATTTAAATACAGTAGACAATCGAACTACGATAAGTCAGTCTGTCATGCAATATACCCTTCACATCTCATAGAGTTGGTTTTTAAAGTACTCCAAATGACCCTTGGATTCTTTATCCCCATGCTAACCATGATTATCTGCTACTCAATAATTATCAAAACTTTATTTCATGCCAGGAGTTTCCAAAAGCACAAatccttaaaaataatattttctataGTAGTGGTGTTCATTCTTACTCAGTTACCCTACAATTTATTGATACTCATACGCAATATACATGTGGAATTCAACCTGGACTACAATTTCGACTCTGCGGTGGTCATAACAGAAGCAATTGCTTATCTCCATGGCTGTCTCAACCCCGTTCTGTATTTCTTTATTGGGGTGAAGTTCAGGAAGAACTTCCAGAAAATCATTAAGAACATCAGATGTGTTAAGCGCCAAGGTATCGTGAAGCAATGGCAAACCACTGAAGAGGAGGGCTCGAAAACTTGTACTGCCTCACCCAATGTAGAAGCAACAAGCATGTATCCATTATAAAAACCGCAGAGGGTCTCAGCTTTGTTAATTGTACTCACGCTCCTGAAAGGGCTTATGTAACAGTCACATTAGACTGATATAGTACAAGCAGGCTCCGTGTAAGCTTCCCAACACATTCAATGCATCTCAGTTCTGACATTGTAGCACTCCTGCTATTCCTGAGCAAAGACTGGTAACTGGGTGAAACTCTGCAATAGTTTTATGATGGGCATACATAAAGGGTTAAGGATGAGATCATCAAACTCTTTTGTGTGTGATCTAAGGCTGGGTTTGAACTCAGGGTTGCAGCGAAGGAAAGCTAGTGTATCGGCCCTCTGCACAAGTTAGTTTCCCAGGAGTGATGTTTGTAAGCAGAAAAGACATTTAAGAGCTTTGTTTTAAAGAGGCTAAGAGAAAAGTTGTACTTTGTTGTGACTTCTAACCtgactttttat carries:
- the CXCR6 gene encoding C-X-C chemokine receptor type 6 → MELPECYYPDLNLTCNDYNENEHFLQASKIFLPCMYALAFAFGLIGNSLVLIIYIFCEKLKTLTDVFLVSLATADLLFLSTLPFWAYSAAHEWIFGSLMCKIIRGLYTLNLYTSMLTLTCITIDRFIAIAQATKAHMCQAKRMVWGKVICMLVWVISLAFAMPQFKYSRQSNYDKSVCHAIYPSHLIELVFKVLQMTLGFFIPMLTMIICYSIIIKTLFHARSFQKHKSLKIIFSIVVVFILTQLPYNLLILIRNIHVEFNLDYNFDSAVVITEAIAYLHGCLNPVLYFFIGVKFRKNFQKIIKNIRCVKRQGIVKQWQTTEEEGSKTCTASPNVEATSMYPL